The Rhizobium etli 8C-3 genome has a segment encoding these proteins:
- the hutI gene encoding imidazolonepropionase, whose amino-acid sequence MSGNNLFAREQRPSLWRNGRLATLDPGKPGLGIVEKGAIVTESGRIRYAGPEGELPVSVIERAEIIDLEGRWVTPGLVDCHTHIIHGGNRAREFEMRLGGATYEEIARAGGGIVSSVKATNALSVEGLVQASLPRLDTLLGEGVTTIEIKSGYGLSIAGEVKMLEAARVIGNMRPVRVKTSYLGAHATPAEYKDRNREYITDIVLPALEEAHAKGLVDAVDGFCEGIAFSAEEIGLVFDRAEALGLPVKLHAEQLSNLGGAALAAEYGALSADHLEYLDDDGVVAMAAAGTVAVLLPGAFYSINEKQKPPVKALRAAGVPIAVATDCNPGTSPLTSLLLAMNMSATLFGLTVEECIAGVTREGARALGVVAETGTIQADKSADLAIWEIESLAELVYRIGFNPLFARVFKGERIDR is encoded by the coding sequence ATGAGCGGGAACAATCTTTTTGCGCGAGAGCAGAGGCCGAGCCTCTGGCGAAATGGCCGGCTGGCGACGCTCGACCCGGGTAAGCCGGGACTGGGTATTGTCGAAAAAGGCGCAATCGTCACGGAAAGCGGCCGAATCCGCTATGCTGGCCCGGAGGGCGAATTGCCGGTTTCCGTCATCGAACGTGCCGAAATCATCGACCTTGAGGGCCGCTGGGTGACGCCGGGGCTCGTCGATTGCCACACCCACATCATTCACGGCGGCAACCGGGCGCGCGAATTCGAAATGCGGCTTGGCGGCGCGACCTATGAAGAGATTGCCCGCGCCGGCGGCGGCATCGTCTCCTCGGTCAAGGCAACGAACGCGCTTTCTGTCGAAGGCCTTGTGCAAGCTTCCCTGCCCCGCCTCGATACCTTGCTTGGCGAGGGGGTGACGACGATCGAGATCAAGTCGGGCTACGGTCTCAGCATCGCTGGCGAAGTGAAGATGCTGGAAGCTGCCCGTGTTATCGGCAATATGCGACCGGTGCGCGTTAAGACCAGCTATCTCGGCGCCCATGCGACACCGGCCGAATACAAGGACCGCAACCGTGAGTATATAACAGACATCGTGCTGCCCGCTCTCGAAGAGGCGCACGCCAAGGGCCTTGTCGATGCCGTCGATGGGTTCTGCGAAGGCATTGCCTTCTCAGCGGAAGAGATCGGACTTGTCTTTGATCGCGCCGAGGCACTTGGCCTTCCGGTGAAGCTGCATGCCGAGCAGTTGTCTAATCTCGGCGGAGCTGCACTTGCTGCCGAGTATGGTGCGCTCTCTGCAGATCATCTCGAATATCTCGATGATGACGGCGTGGTCGCCATGGCGGCAGCCGGAACCGTCGCGGTGCTGCTGCCGGGCGCATTCTATTCCATCAACGAAAAACAGAAACCACCCGTCAAGGCGCTGCGCGCCGCCGGTGTTCCGATCGCGGTCGCGACGGATTGCAACCCGGGCACATCGCCTCTCACCTCCCTGCTTTTGGCGATGAATATGTCGGCGACGCTCTTCGGCCTGACGGTTGAGGAATGTATTGCAGGGGTCACACGCGAAGGCGCTCGCGCACTCGGCGTCGTTGCCGAAACGGGCACGATCCAGGCCGACAAATCCGCCGATCTTGCCATCTGGGAGATCGAGAGTCTGGCCGAACTTGTCTATCGAATCGGCTTCAACCCGCTCTTTGCGCGTGTCTTCAAGGGCGAAAGGATCGACCGTTGA
- a CDS encoding formimidoylglutamate deiminase, whose product MTTLHAASALLPEGWRSDVRLTLDGGLIAKIAVGAKAEAGDECHKLVIPAMPNLHSHAFQRAMAGLAEARGPGADSFWSWRTVMYRFALSMTPEHVEAVAAQLYMEMLEAGFSRVGEFHYLHHDKDGSPYANIAELAERIGAASETAGIGLTLLPVFYAHSSFGGAAPLDGQRRFVNSLEGFGRLMERARTITCKLDGAKIGIAPHSLRAVTPDQLAKLLPLAEGGPVHIHIAEQLKEVDDCIAWSGARPVEWLLEHASVDRRWCLIHATHMTEDETRRMAKRGSVAGLCPITEANLGDGVFPAPIFLEEGGRFGIGSDSNVQITLPGELRQLEYSERLALRARNVIAETSGSTGRALFDHALLGGGCALGAAAGLAEGNYADIVALDCRQVPYLTHDQILDHWIFAGSVAVDCLWALGRKQVEAGRHRQREAISRRFLAAMRQLLAA is encoded by the coding sequence ATGACGACACTTCATGCGGCGAGCGCGCTCCTGCCTGAGGGGTGGCGAAGCGACGTGCGTCTCACACTTGATGGCGGCCTTATCGCGAAGATTGCGGTCGGCGCAAAGGCCGAGGCGGGCGACGAGTGCCACAAACTCGTCATTCCTGCGATGCCCAACCTGCACAGCCATGCCTTCCAGCGCGCCATGGCGGGCCTTGCCGAGGCCCGTGGTCCCGGAGCCGACAGCTTCTGGAGCTGGCGCACGGTCATGTACAGGTTCGCGCTGTCTATGACGCCGGAGCATGTCGAGGCCGTTGCCGCACAGCTTTACATGGAAATGCTCGAAGCCGGCTTTTCGCGCGTCGGCGAATTCCACTATCTGCATCATGACAAGGACGGCAGTCCTTATGCCAATATTGCGGAGTTGGCAGAACGCATCGGCGCGGCGAGCGAGACGGCCGGTATCGGCCTGACGTTGCTGCCGGTCTTTTACGCCCATTCGAGCTTCGGCGGTGCTGCTCCCCTCGATGGCCAGCGGCGCTTCGTCAACTCGCTTGAGGGCTTCGGCAGGCTGATGGAGCGGGCACGCACGATCACCTGCAAGCTTGACGGCGCAAAGATCGGGATTGCACCTCACAGCCTTCGCGCCGTCACGCCTGATCAATTGGCAAAGCTCCTGCCGCTTGCAGAAGGCGGTCCAGTCCATATCCACATCGCCGAGCAGCTCAAGGAAGTGGATGATTGCATCGCCTGGTCGGGCGCGAGACCCGTCGAGTGGCTCCTGGAGCATGCGTCCGTCGACCGCCGCTGGTGCCTCATCCATGCCACTCACATGACCGAGGATGAAACGCGGCGCATGGCAAAACGCGGATCGGTCGCCGGTCTCTGCCCAATCACTGAAGCCAATCTCGGAGACGGGGTTTTTCCAGCGCCGATCTTTCTTGAAGAGGGCGGACGGTTTGGCATTGGTTCGGACTCAAATGTGCAGATTACGCTTCCCGGGGAACTCCGCCAGCTCGAATATTCCGAGCGACTGGCACTTCGCGCCCGCAACGTGATTGCAGAGACCAGCGGCTCGACGGGCCGAGCGCTGTTCGATCACGCGCTCTTGGGTGGTGGTTGCGCGCTTGGTGCTGCCGCGGGCCTCGCCGAAGGCAATTATGCAGATATCGTCGCCCTTGACTGCCGCCAGGTGCCTTATCTCACACATGATCAAATCCTTGACCACTGGATATTCGCCGGCAGCGTCGCGGTCGATTGCCTCTGGGCACTTGGCCGCAAGCAGGTCGAAGCCGGCCGTCATCGGCAGCGTGAGGCGATCAGCCGACGTTTCCTTGCTGCAATGCGCCAATTGCTTGCCGCCTAA
- the hutC gene encoding histidine utilization repressor produces MNDSKDATLHQRILSEIEGRIVSGEWPPGYRIPFEVDLAAQYDCSRMTVNKVLTQLAKAGLIERRKKSGSFVTQPQAQSAVLEIHDIKAEVQSLNLPYAYSVMKNANRKARADDKLDLPAGGFVKEVVCVHFAGTRPFCLEQRLINLGTVAEAADADFGAIAPGPWLLKLVPWSKAEHKIYAFAAGAEEAAALDIARAAACLVIERRTWSSAGPVTHVRFTYPGDRHALVARFSPAS; encoded by the coding sequence ATGAACGATAGCAAGGATGCGACCCTGCATCAGCGCATCTTGAGCGAGATCGAAGGTCGCATCGTTTCCGGTGAGTGGCCGCCGGGATATCGCATCCCCTTCGAGGTCGATCTCGCCGCGCAATACGATTGCTCACGAATGACCGTCAACAAGGTGCTGACGCAGCTGGCCAAAGCCGGATTGATCGAGCGCCGCAAGAAGTCGGGCAGCTTCGTCACCCAGCCGCAGGCGCAGTCCGCCGTGCTGGAAATTCATGACATCAAAGCAGAAGTTCAATCGCTGAATCTGCCGTACGCGTATTCGGTCATGAAGAATGCAAACCGCAAAGCAAGGGCGGATGACAAACTAGACCTTCCGGCCGGCGGCTTCGTGAAGGAGGTCGTTTGCGTTCATTTTGCAGGGACCCGGCCTTTCTGTCTTGAACAGCGCTTGATCAATCTGGGCACCGTTGCGGAAGCGGCCGATGCCGACTTTGGCGCAATCGCGCCTGGCCCCTGGCTTTTGAAACTGGTTCCGTGGAGCAAGGCGGAGCACAAGATTTACGCGTTTGCGGCTGGTGCTGAGGAAGCCGCAGCGCTCGACATTGCCCGCGCGGCAGCATGCCTGGTTATCGAGCGCCGCACCTGGAGCAGTGCCGGGCCTGTGACGCATGTGCGCTTTACCTATCCCGGCGACCGCCACGCGCTTGTTGCCCGTTTCAGCCCGGCCTCCTGA
- a CDS encoding RHE_PE00001 family protein codes for MRYEIDNTLLKNLLPAFALAEDMLARLDERVARSPVGAGFAERGHFFDAASALWVAGELVHVEDLVLHDAHMDSRTPSHELTIAHAVLRARRRIWTADPLWALSGAGLNVLAGSGPDDAGRAPEIRSMPASPEQEMDEGEALLSLELAEIDAVLARSQRLLDTHLARGSKVEERPKATPVDPLGLFADDEWDEAQRLSDWRAVIPLADELPAALGAAVLFEAWERTEPLRRQHWLGGLLVSSYLRSRGKVASHLFSFYAGLKVIRHERRRSRDRATRLLAFLEAMRESAAAGLKDMDRLSLARTQMELRFRDRRSNSSLPQLAEFVLSRPMVSSTMVARQLRVTSRGALNLLNEIGIREITGRGRYRAWGII; via the coding sequence ATGCGCTACGAAATCGACAATACCCTGCTGAAGAACCTGTTGCCCGCTTTCGCGCTGGCGGAGGATATGCTGGCCAGGCTGGATGAGAGGGTGGCCCGTTCGCCAGTCGGCGCTGGTTTTGCCGAACGGGGGCATTTTTTCGACGCTGCAAGCGCGCTCTGGGTTGCCGGAGAACTCGTGCACGTCGAAGACCTGGTGCTGCATGATGCACATATGGACAGCCGGACGCCGAGCCACGAGCTGACGATTGCCCATGCCGTGCTGCGAGCGCGGCGCCGCATCTGGACGGCCGACCCGCTCTGGGCGCTGAGCGGCGCCGGATTGAACGTACTTGCCGGCAGCGGTCCAGATGATGCCGGGCGGGCACCCGAAATTAGGAGCATGCCAGCGTCGCCTGAACAGGAAATGGACGAAGGCGAAGCGTTGCTGTCACTGGAACTTGCCGAGATCGACGCCGTACTCGCGCGCTCCCAGCGATTGCTCGATACGCATCTCGCCAGAGGTTCTAAGGTGGAAGAAAGGCCGAAGGCGACGCCTGTCGACCCGCTTGGCCTGTTCGCCGACGATGAATGGGACGAGGCCCAGCGTCTATCGGATTGGCGTGCGGTTATTCCGCTCGCCGATGAGTTGCCTGCCGCCTTGGGTGCAGCGGTTCTTTTCGAGGCATGGGAGAGAACTGAGCCGCTTCGGCGCCAGCACTGGCTGGGCGGGCTTCTGGTTTCGAGCTACCTGCGCTCGCGGGGCAAGGTCGCCTCTCATCTCTTTTCCTTCTATGCCGGATTGAAGGTAATCCGTCATGAGCGCCGCCGCTCGCGAGATCGGGCGACGCGGCTGCTCGCCTTCCTCGAGGCAATGCGTGAGAGTGCGGCGGCCGGCCTTAAGGATATGGATCGTCTGTCGCTTGCCCGCACGCAGATGGAACTGCGATTCAGGGATCGTCGCTCGAACAGCAGCCTGCCGCAGCTTGCCGAATTCGTCCTATCGCGGCCCATGGTCTCCTCGACGATGGTTGCGCGTCAGTTGCGGGTGACGAGCCGGGGCGCACTCAATCTTCTCAACGAGATAGGCATCCGCGAAATCACCGGCCGGGGACGCTACCGTGCCTGGGGTATCATCTGA
- a CDS encoding Bax inhibitor-1/YccA family protein, with translation MNPNNPRYGYGSAAGSQAIFDEGLRQHMLRVYNYMGLGLVITGIVAFIVGSTPALYVPIFQSPLKWVVMLAPLAFVFFFTFRIQTMSASAAQTTFWAFCAVMGLSLASVFLVFTGTSIARTFFIAATMFGATSLYGYATKRDLSRFGSFLIMGLIGVIIASIVNIFLGSSALQFAISVIGILVFVGLTAWDTQNIKEQYSENHDQESNQKLAVFGALSLYLNFVNIFQLLLNFTGERE, from the coding sequence ATGAATCCGAACAATCCGCGATACGGCTACGGCTCCGCCGCAGGCTCGCAGGCCATCTTCGACGAGGGCCTCCGCCAGCATATGCTGCGCGTTTACAACTACATGGGTCTCGGCCTTGTCATCACCGGGATCGTAGCATTCATCGTCGGCAGTACGCCGGCCCTTTACGTGCCGATCTTCCAGTCGCCCTTGAAATGGGTCGTGATGCTCGCGCCGCTTGCCTTCGTCTTCTTCTTCACGTTCCGCATCCAGACGATGTCGGCAAGTGCTGCGCAAACGACTTTCTGGGCGTTCTGCGCGGTCATGGGACTTTCGCTTGCCTCGGTTTTTCTGGTCTTTACCGGCACGAGCATCGCGCGCACTTTCTTTATCGCCGCGACGATGTTCGGCGCGACCAGTCTCTATGGCTACGCGACAAAGCGTGATCTTTCACGCTTCGGCTCATTTCTGATCATGGGCCTGATCGGCGTCATCATCGCCAGCATCGTCAATATCTTCCTGGGTTCGAGCGCGCTGCAGTTCGCCATATCGGTGATCGGTATCCTCGTCTTCGTCGGCCTGACCGCATGGGATACGCAGAACATCAAGGAGCAGTATTCGGAAAATCACGATCAGGAATCGAACCAGAAGCTTGCTGTTTTCGGTGCGCTCTCGCTCTACCTGAACTTCGTGAACATCTTCCAACTCCTGCTCAACTTCACAGGCGAGCGGGAATAA
- a CDS encoding anti-sigma factor family protein, with translation MKAVDPIIDADLDAYVDGELDVARRIQVESYLSENPAIAAKVMADLSIKGELRLALAGENAFGRIETRDAARRLERGLSYGRILHSVQRIAAVGVLVMAGWVAHTSFGAFTATEVAASVPAPPYVEDAVRAYQTAKLRETMPSQPAAQYNADDVRAATAIAMPELPKDWKVSDVQIFPSEFGPSVEMAIREPDGKQLSLFAVRPGAFAVQPVSHLALDNAQAAYWQIGEVAYALIASDKDLELDRAAEGLARSLY, from the coding sequence ATGAAAGCAGTTGATCCGATCATCGATGCCGATCTCGACGCCTATGTGGATGGCGAACTGGATGTGGCTCGCCGCATCCAGGTGGAGTCTTATCTCTCGGAGAATCCGGCGATTGCTGCAAAGGTCATGGCCGATCTGAGCATCAAGGGCGAACTGCGTCTGGCGCTCGCCGGAGAGAACGCCTTTGGCCGGATCGAGACCCGCGACGCCGCACGGCGTCTGGAGCGGGGACTTTCTTACGGCCGTATCCTGCATTCGGTTCAAAGGATTGCCGCCGTCGGCGTTCTCGTGATGGCAGGCTGGGTGGCGCACACGTCCTTTGGTGCCTTTACGGCGACGGAGGTCGCCGCATCCGTTCCCGCCCCGCCCTACGTCGAGGATGCGGTGCGCGCCTACCAGACAGCCAAGCTCCGCGAAACGATGCCTTCGCAGCCAGCGGCACAATATAATGCTGACGACGTTCGTGCGGCGACGGCGATTGCGATGCCGGAGCTCCCGAAAGACTGGAAGGTTTCCGATGTCCAGATCTTTCCCTCTGAGTTCGGCCCCAGTGTCGAAATGGCGATCCGGGAACCGGACGGAAAGCAACTTTCGCTTTTTGCCGTGCGTCCTGGCGCGTTTGCCGTTCAGCCCGTCAGCCATCTGGCGCTCGACAATGCCCAGGCTGCTTACTGGCAGATTGGCGAGGTGGCCTATGCGTTGATTGCCAGCGACAAGGATCTTGAACTCGACCGGGCGGCCGAAGGGCTCGCCCGTTCGCTCTACTAG
- a CDS encoding sigma-70 family RNA polymerase sigma factor — MERNERPFDVIGQLAALRRYARALVRNSDDAEDLVHDALVRAFEKRQSFRRGGNLRTWLLSILHNAHIDRVRQNRSITRRHDKAAIEADQSLPAGQEHAVRLQQVREAFFDLPEEQREALHLVAIEDLSYQEAAASLGIPVGTLMSRISRARTQLREFEAATPRASHLKLIGRNGNESS; from the coding sequence ATGGAACGCAACGAACGGCCATTCGACGTTATCGGGCAGCTCGCAGCGCTGAGGCGCTACGCACGTGCGTTGGTGCGCAATTCGGATGACGCCGAAGATCTTGTCCATGATGCGCTGGTGCGCGCCTTCGAGAAGCGGCAGAGCTTTAGGCGCGGCGGCAACCTGAGGACCTGGCTGCTCTCGATTCTCCACAATGCCCATATCGACAGGGTTCGTCAGAATCGGTCCATAACGCGCCGGCACGATAAGGCAGCCATCGAGGCAGACCAGTCGCTGCCGGCGGGACAGGAGCATGCAGTGCGTCTTCAGCAGGTTCGTGAAGCTTTCTTTGACCTGCCGGAAGAACAGCGCGAAGCACTGCATCTCGTTGCGATCGAGGATCTTTCCTACCAGGAAGCTGCAGCCTCGCTGGGCATTCCGGTCGGAACGCTGATGTCGCGCATTTCGCGCGCCCGGACCCAGCTTCGCGAGTTCGAGGCAGCGACGCCTCGTGCCTCACACCTGAAACTAATCGGAAGGAACGGCAATGAAAGCAGTTGA
- the treY gene encoding malto-oligosyltrehalose synthase, whose protein sequence is MILPTSTYRIQFRNGMTFDRAIESVPYLKALGISHLYASPIFAATRGSTHGYDVTDVNEIEPAIGGRDGFDRLCHALKDAGLGLILDIVPNHMAASTENPWWRSVLKLGQESPYAGHFDIDWSERLTLPILGKPFNDALSDGELRLKRDPESGELALGYCDTLLPLNPDSTNLVPASADEPALVDLALDQELIVRLHQAQHWRLTYWKEAARHLSYRRFFEVTGLVGLRVEDEQVFEDSHRLILELVRSGQVEGLRLDHIDGLADPKQYLQRLRSETGPKTYIVVEKILAHDETLPASWPIAGTTGYEFISALGHLFVDGGGLQQLDTIYANIAPDMVDTAAGLRKAKQLMVSRYFEGETTRLVKIVHGVYPDLDRPAIAAAIHESLIAFPVYRIYGSKGRLEARDADVLSRVISSAAEKLADRRAIDVVARLLKGEVRGAAAKEFRRRFQQLSGPVMAKAMEDTFFYRYTRLLAVNEVGCDPDLKPGGVEAFHALMLRRAQTHAHGLSATSTHDTKRGEDARARLYSLSEGADVWAQAVERWREMNRDCLVELPGGLTPEPNVEWMLYQALAGIWPEDFSNGEAEALIGRFTAYAQKAIREAKLGTSWNEPHAGYEAAVTAYATALLSSTNLVFHEDFAALMRPFIEAGYLNTLSQTLIKLMAPGVPDIYQGAEILDLSFVDPDNRRAVDMTALHASLLEGAPIASLTVPALKQRIVQIGLHLRKRQPALFAKGNYVPLEVSGNRKDHVVAFARELNGTYAMTVVPRLMLGWLDPGVLFAGPEFWNDTAIQVPAFLEGRRCDLLTGQILDPGGKLPLSALLGSQPVALVESGGTDGGP, encoded by the coding sequence ATGATACTTCCGACATCGACTTACCGCATTCAATTCCGCAACGGCATGACATTCGACCGGGCCATAGAATCTGTGCCCTATCTCAAGGCCCTTGGCATCAGCCATCTTTACGCTTCACCGATCTTTGCCGCGACGAGAGGTTCCACGCATGGCTATGACGTAACCGATGTCAATGAAATCGAGCCGGCTATCGGCGGACGCGACGGCTTTGACCGCTTGTGCCATGCTTTGAAAGACGCCGGGCTCGGCCTCATCCTTGACATTGTGCCAAATCATATGGCCGCCTCGACGGAAAACCCCTGGTGGCGAAGCGTGTTGAAGCTCGGTCAAGAAAGCCCCTATGCGGGCCATTTCGATATCGACTGGAGCGAACGGCTCACCCTGCCGATCCTTGGCAAGCCGTTCAACGATGCACTGTCGGATGGTGAACTACGCCTTAAACGCGATCCTGAAAGCGGCGAGCTGGCGCTCGGCTACTGCGATACACTCTTGCCCCTGAACCCCGACAGCACCAATCTTGTTCCAGCAAGCGCGGACGAGCCAGCGTTGGTCGACCTCGCATTAGACCAAGAGCTCATCGTCAGACTGCACCAGGCCCAGCATTGGCGGCTGACATATTGGAAAGAGGCGGCCAGACATCTGAGCTACCGGCGATTTTTCGAAGTAACGGGTCTGGTCGGACTGCGCGTTGAGGACGAGCAGGTTTTTGAAGATAGCCATCGGCTCATTCTCGAACTCGTCCGCTCCGGTCAGGTAGAGGGCTTGCGGCTCGACCATATCGATGGCTTGGCCGATCCGAAGCAATATCTGCAAAGGCTTCGCTCTGAGACAGGACCTAAGACCTATATAGTGGTCGAGAAGATCCTTGCCCATGACGAGACACTGCCCGCAAGCTGGCCGATCGCGGGGACCACCGGCTACGAATTCATTTCGGCGCTTGGCCATCTCTTCGTCGACGGAGGCGGCCTGCAACAGCTGGATACCATCTATGCGAATATCGCCCCGGACATGGTCGATACCGCTGCCGGTCTTCGCAAGGCCAAGCAATTGATGGTCTCGCGGTACTTCGAAGGCGAGACGACCCGGCTGGTGAAGATCGTCCATGGCGTTTATCCCGACCTTGACCGCCCCGCCATTGCGGCAGCCATCCACGAATCACTGATAGCCTTTCCCGTCTATCGCATCTATGGCAGCAAGGGTCGCCTTGAAGCACGCGATGCGGACGTGCTCAGCCGGGTCATTTCCAGCGCGGCAGAAAAGCTTGCTGACCGGCGAGCGATCGACGTTGTGGCAAGGTTATTGAAAGGTGAAGTACGGGGAGCAGCGGCGAAAGAATTCCGCCGCCGTTTCCAGCAGTTGAGCGGACCGGTCATGGCCAAGGCAATGGAGGACACCTTCTTTTATCGCTACACTCGGTTGCTTGCGGTAAACGAAGTCGGCTGCGATCCGGATCTCAAGCCGGGCGGCGTCGAGGCTTTTCATGCGTTGATGCTGAGGCGCGCGCAGACTCATGCACACGGGCTTTCGGCGACATCGACGCATGATACCAAGCGCGGCGAGGATGCGCGTGCAAGGCTTTACAGCTTGAGTGAAGGAGCCGATGTCTGGGCGCAGGCGGTGGAGCGCTGGCGCGAGATGAACCGTGATTGTCTGGTCGAGCTGCCGGGAGGGTTGACGCCGGAACCGAATGTCGAGTGGATGCTCTATCAAGCACTTGCCGGGATATGGCCGGAGGATTTCTCAAACGGTGAGGCCGAAGCGCTGATCGGGCGCTTCACGGCCTATGCGCAAAAGGCGATTCGTGAAGCAAAGCTCGGCACGAGCTGGAATGAACCGCATGCCGGCTACGAAGCAGCGGTCACAGCTTATGCAACAGCGTTGCTTTCATCGACCAACCTCGTCTTCCACGAGGACTTCGCAGCGCTAATGCGGCCCTTCATTGAGGCCGGCTATCTAAACACCCTGTCACAGACGCTGATTAAGCTCATGGCGCCGGGTGTTCCAGATATTTATCAGGGGGCCGAGATCCTGGATTTGAGCTTCGTCGATCCTGATAATCGCAGGGCTGTCGACATGACGGCATTGCATGCCAGCCTCCTGGAAGGAGCGCCAATTGCTAGTTTGACGGTGCCCGCGCTGAAGCAGCGCATCGTCCAAATCGGTCTTCATCTTCGAAAGCGGCAGCCGGCGCTTTTTGCGAAAGGAAACTATGTTCCGCTTGAGGTGTCAGGCAACCGCAAGGATCATGTTGTTGCCTTTGCACGAGAGTTAAACGGAACCTATGCAATGACCGTCGTTCCACGGTTGATGCTCGGGTGGCTCGATCCAGGCGTCCTATTCGCCGGTCCGGAATTCTGGAACGATACGGCAATCCAGGTGCCGGCCTTTCTTGAAGGGCGCCGCTGCGATCTCCTGACTGGTCAAATTCTCGATCCAGGAGGCAAGCTGCCACTTTCGGCGCTCCTTGGCAGCCAGCCTGTGGCGCTCGTAGAATCTGGTGGAACCGACGGAGGACCCTGA